One window of Phalacrocorax carbo chromosome 1, bPhaCar2.1, whole genome shotgun sequence genomic DNA carries:
- the SMKR1 gene encoding small lysine-rich protein 1 — translation MAVKSSKPKRGKGKSSKKKAKKIVKEADILSPAAMLNAYYICHNAPAFLEFRGFPWPGSPKKKGKKRK, via the coding sequence gcaGTTAAAAGTAGCAAACCCAAGCGTGGCAAAGGCAAAAGctccaaaaagaaagcaaagaagatTGTGAAGGAAGCAGATATCCTCAGCCCAGCTGCCATGCTCAACGCTTACTACATCTGCCACAACGCCCCCGCCTTCCTGGAGTTCCGGGGCTTTCCCTGGCCTGGCTCCCccaaaaagaagggaaagaaacgAAAGTAA